aggaaagggtcagaaaatcaagtagctgaccatctctccagaattgagcttgaagcaggagtacaaccacccacagctgtgactgagacgtttccggatgagcaattattcctcattcagcaggctccatggtttgcagacattgcagaTTATAAgaccatgaattttattccaaggaagtacagtaggcaacaagtgaagaagctattgactgatgcaaagtactacatttgggaggaaccatacctttttaaaaggtgttcagatggtatcatccggagatgcatcccagatgaagaaaaacagcagattctttggcactgtcatggttctgagtatggaagccactttggtggtgaaaggacagctacaaaggtccttcagagcgggttttactggctgactctcttcagagactcaagagcatttgtgaagcactgtgacagatgtgaaaaagccacaaATCTCCCTTCCAatcatgaaatgccacagcaggggattcttgaggttgagttgtttgatgtgtggggtattgatttcatgggaccattcccaccctcacattcaaacaactatattctagtggcagttgattatgtgtccaagtgggtggaagctgtggctctgcccaccaatgatgccaaggtggtaatgagctttcttcagagatatatctttagccgatttggtgtcccaaggacactcattagtgatggaggaagtcacttctgtaatagACAGCTGGATtctcttctgcagagatatgaagtccttcataaagtggcaaccccctatcaccctcagacaagtggacaggttgaagtttccaacaggaaACTCAAgcggattctagagaagaccgtcattATTTCAAGAAAgtactggtctaggaagcttgatgatgctctctgggcataccggacagcttacaagactcctattggcatgttcccttatcagttggtctatggaaaagcctgtcacttgccagttgagttggagcataaagcttactgggcaatccgatatctgaatcttgattcagaagctgcaggaatcaagcaaatgcttcagttgaatgagcttgatgaattcagatattcaacctatgagaatgccaagctctataaggagagaaccaagttactgcatgacaagaagattgccatcagagtctttgagccaggacagagagtgcttttgtataattcaaggctcaaactccTTCCCgagaagctgaaatcccggtggtcaggaccgtttgtggttaccagagcttcaccatatggttatatggaaatacaggaagagaattctgacagaaaatttacagtgaatagccagaggttgaagcattatcttggaggcgagatcaaTTGCCAGAGGTCTGTTCATCTTCTgaattagcagaactgaccgtcaagctagtgacgttaaagaagcgcttgtcgagaGGCAACTCGATAATTTCGCATCCTTAGTTATTCTTCGTAGTAGTAGTTTcattacttatttgatttttattgagtttttactatttttctaatcatgcagctattttataacaggaaccgaacacttcaGGCGACACACAcacccacaaaaaaaaaaagagagagagcacacgacgcgcaagcgttgctgacgcgtacgcgtcatacgtgtgtgcgtgaaaaataaaattggacagagagttgagcaggagtggggctggaacAGTGCTGGGCGCATAAGCcgcatcacacgtacgcgtccctgacgcgtacgcgtgaccctaaaAATCGGCGTCAATGaatgtttgggcagagagttgtgatggcttggggctggaagtgtgctagaggcacaaagttgatcacacgtacgcatccctgacgcgtgcgcgtcctttccgaaattggccatccacgcgtacgcatgcatgacgcgcacgcgtcatctgaAAATTTTGATTCCCAGGCCACGCgagcagagagttgtgcgtgcgcgcggCTGCCTTCACGCGATTCGCACAAACCaaggccacgtgtacgcgtgccaGACGCGTACACATCACTTGAAATTcgcgcgatccacgcgtacgcgtgccttacgcgtacgcgtcgcatgcgacgcccaaattaaacccctcagcgcctgatttcaaaccatccacccccaatcctaattctctcttaatcttttatccttttattcttctttcatcatactaATTTTTTTGTCTTTCTATGTCCCTctctgttttcagttcttctttgcttgaggacaagcaaatctttaagtttggtgttgtcgcttcactTATGGCTTTTCTGCttattttaatagcaccaaagggagatgaatgttcttcatggaggaatgagatggccactagcataactgaggtggttgagttcctttcattctatttctcttccgttcttattttgttgttttcagttttctgttgctttgattgcctgcatgatctttagtactttTAGTTTATCTGAAttagtttcattctgttatttgtctcatgtaccactcactgaacttgaatctaaaaagaaaaataaaaagacgtgatgtattgcatgagaaattgagtttatattgaagagtagtcttattcacttaaaatgtggtggtattttctgtaactctgaatgcatgacatgaatagtgcatatttaaagttgaatcaaagaatgttgatgtacaaggaataggaatttagagaattattatgacttctctgaaataaatagaagtttaatccttgaagcaaaagagacAGCAAAAAAatcaaggtccaaggctctgagcatcaatgactagggaggtcagacatgattaaaagctcaaagagttgtttccctagttatATACTTGTGGTATTCttatgtcaagtaatccttgagacaaaatatttagagtcaagATCAATTGTAATTAGAAGAGTAtaccaaaggctttgagcaccactgcttgggagtagctgaaagaaaaatcaaaactccaaaaagagttccccagttaagtgcttgtggtatttctgtgtcaagtaaagcttgagacaaaacatttaaagtcacggctaggctcaaggtgcaaagcaccaaagaaaagaaaaaaattactatgttcaagggttaaattgagttacaaaggatcagagaattcataatattatccggattctaattccaaaCGACAttgacatccttctgattcaaaggagagtgagatgccaaaactattcaggattgcagttataAACCctactataagaagagacatgagcttaattgaactctcattatcatgcaaattcacatcctaaagttatattagtttggttgcttgaggacaagcaacaattcaagtttggtgttgtgatgcgtgagcatctttcctatcttttcctagtgaatttgcatttaaattgttgagtttaatcaagaattaattatcttttagccactacggatgctactttgagtcttgtgcaattctgtttattttaggtagcattcggatgaatttgatggagtttctgcaaagaaagagaagaaatcaAGGAGATTTGGAGCAAGGagcgacgtgtgcgcgtaccAGACGCATacacgtgatttggagctttccagtacgacgcgtacgcgtgaaaagcgaagtagctcagtgacgcgtgcgcgtacctgacgcatacgcgtgacacgcgaaaaaggccatcgacgcgtacgcgtgactaacgtgtacgcgtgatatgcgccacgtgcagaattcacagaaaatgctgggggcgatttcaggccaagtttcaacccagttttcggcccagaaacatagactagagccagatgatagcagagactcaagggagagtcacacaagaatggttatgcccactccaagttaggcgtggaccctacgaagcaagtggtctccatccatcaattgaagacatgctgattactttatttaattttgatttaaactttaatttttattttaaaataggaaatgatatattttagttttagaagatagattttaaattaattaggattagatataaaaggtgAACATTATTCAACTTTTCATGGACCTGGAGAGGATTCCATTCcagactaccaaaatacattttatgagaatccttatttttctctctgagccatgagcaactaaacctccactgttaaggttaggggCTCTATGTAtggtatggattgataatattattttctattttaattcatgttttgatttatatttaagaattgttttcgttctttatcttaagaatttgggtggaacggaagtatgaccctctttctaattgagttcttatataacttggaaaagctctttacttgaataacagcttgaaaacaacttcttctaaatttctagtttatctgaatttagcgggatacgtgacatataatccttttatatttgggtaattaggatttttgtggcatataactagaattgaacttcaccccctaattgggattaattgaccaaggaattggctgttgatgaattttagaggagactagaaaggtctaaggaattaggatctagtcacatatagttgccatgaattaaatcttacatgattaaaataaattaataagaaaagtcaatccagaaaatagataactctgaagccttaactgtttctccatactttattcccaacgtatttacttgcctttctttaatattctttctattgtttaatgtctttgaactctcaaacactactttctgtttgcctaactaagtaaatcaattaaccattgttgcttagtccttcaatcctcgtgggatcgaccctcactcacctgaggtattacttggtacgacccggtgcacttgccggttagtttgtggttataaattacCGCACCACTTAACAGCTTTTTGACACTTATGGAGGGTATGCGTACGTGAACACACACGCGATGCAGACCCTGGGCTCTGCCCAGATGTTTTTCGTATGCGGACGTGTGCACCCGTATGCGAATGGGGAAACTTACAGGCTCGCATACGCGGGCAGTGTCACGCGACGCAAGAAGTTTTCCCTACCCAAGGGGCTCGTGTACGCGGACAAGGGTCTCGTATGCGAGGATAGTAAAAGACACCTTCGCGTATGTGAAACACAGCATGCGTACACAGAACCCCTATTTTTGGGAAAAGTGGATTTTTGTGATTTTAACCTATCTTCGAACTTCCAAACCTCTATAGTTACCTTCTGAAGTCTAAAAAATTTAGTTCTTACTATAGTGAAGGGGGAGTAAACCTATAAAGGGTGGTAACTTAGAAGTGAAAAAAGATTGTGAAGTGGTGATCTGTGATGAAAAGTGAAGGAACATTAATTATGTGATGAATAATGGCCGTAATGATAATGATTGATCGAATTTGAAGGAATATTTGGCTTATTGCACTTCTTTTatatgagatacgagttttcttgGGTAGATGCAACAGCTAGCCACCACTCGCTCcaagttgagacttgatactctgctaACCTTACGTTGCAAGATGTGGCCAGGCACTTTAACTCCCCGAAAATTCCCCCAATGAgctgattttgatgattgattgtaaaggctatgcatagactcttggagaTGCGCGTATGGACGGgctgtccagggttagctaccggacatgtcgggtttggctatataaccgacagatgagacttatcgaccataggacaggcatacatcatatacaTTTGTCTATTTTGTTTGAGTTTTCATTACTTGGGATTGCCTACTTGATAATCTATGCTTAACTGCTATATTCTGTTTGTTGTAActatattttatttgtattttttttgtatgtATTATTATGTCTATGCAACTGAGAGATTCCTTGTCTGGCGGAGGAGTGACGAGGGTAGTTTCATTGGAGTTTTGGAGGGTTGAAGGAGAGTGAGAATGGTGAGGGTTAAGTTGTATTTGGATTAGAACCTAAGTACCTTAGCTAGTTTACCTTGTTTCTGGTTTAATCTATAATTCTAAGTTTTTAATCTGaatgtcggagttctaggattgcctctggctttttcgggaccttatatcttatgtacgtcggcacctttaccatgatgagaatctctggttctcattccatacatatgttGTCATTTTCAGATACAAGTCAAGAGGCACCTCACTAGGCGTCTAGAGTTCGAATTGGAAGCGAAGTTGGGATGctatattttgatattttgttaTGTATATCTATGTATATAGACTTCTCCTCCACATATGCTTTACTTTTTTTCCTCCTAGAGGTTTCAAGGAGAAATAGGAACGTGTTATATGTATTTGAGTTCATTTTgggatgtgtgtgtgtgtgtgatatTCTCCGGTCGGCATTGGCTCCGCAGGTCGATCTCAGGGCTTGATATTTTGTACCTTTGATATTCTAACCCTTATGTAGATATATCTTTGCTTTTCTTCCAATTTAAATTTCTGTTCACGTGAGCGATGCGCTTTTCTTTTGCGACTTGTTGCTTAAGCTTTCCTTCAAGACTCTTCGATTATTAAATTCTTTCAActattattatataaattttattttcagaGGTCGTAATactacaccacctctgttttacggtttaagtgtaaagctctgtgtggtagggtgttacattatggtatcagagcagttcgttcttgtagagcctgagggactgactgactatgcttctTGGCATACTCTAGGTGTCTATATGTGCTAAACTAGGATATCTAACTAATATATGTGGCATATCTGTTCAcaagcatgcatttgggacttcgaagcactagacttgaaatattgagactgatcaccttcatattacttgtttggtgtgaacagggacCAGATGGCGACTCGTGGACGCGATCGCGGCTGAGGGAGAGGTAGAATTAGTAATGTCGAACCTGAAACGATTGGGAATAACTCGATGAACTTTATGGCTGCTCTGGAAAATATAGCTGCAGCTATGAAGGTGACAACTGAGGTGCTAGGGAATCAGATGAATAATGGAAATGGTAGTAATGGTGAAAGTGGGCTGATAACACTTGCAACGTTCTTGAAAATACACCCACCTACCTTCAGAGGAACAACAAACCCTACATAGACCGATAACTGGTTCCAAGCAATAGAACGGGCTTTACAAGCATAGTAGGTGCCTGAAGATCAATGTGTGGAGTTCGTAACCTATCGACTAATGGGCGAGGCTCAATATTGGTGGTAAGGGATGCAATGCcttctgcagcagggtgatgctGCTATACCATGGGATGCATTCCGAATCGAGTTTTACAAgaattattttctcaattcagTCAGAACGGCTAAAGAGCTTGAACTGCTACAATTAAAATAGGGTCAAATGTCAATTGCTGAATTTACGAATAAATTTGAGGAATTGTATCGTTCTTCCAGAATTTGCCAAGGTGCTCCGGGAGACTTTGAGGAATGAAAATGTATTAAATATGAAGGAGGACTTCAGAGCGATATTCTGAGCTTGGTAGGACCAATGGAGATAAGGACTTTCTCTGAGCCAGTGAATAAGAGCAGAGTCGCTGAGGAATATGTGAGAAAAGCAACAGTAGAGAAAGGGAGACAGAAAGTGCCTTTTCAGAGGAACCAGGGAAAAACTTTGCACCATGAGGTAGGGCTTTTAAGCGTGAAGGTTATGTTCCACAACAAAATCAGAGTCAGAACGATTTCTGGAGGCCTAATAACAAAAATCATCACGGAAGAAAGTTCgcgaagcagcctcagaatgaacTGGTTTGCAAGAGGTACAAAAGTTACCATCCAAAAACTCTGTATATGGCCTCTTAGAATTGTGCTACTTTTGTGGTGGAGCCGAGCATATGTCCTGGAATTGTCCGGAAAAGAAGAAATATGATGCTGGGAGAGCTCAGCAACAAGGATGAGTGTTTACCATGTCGACTGATGGTGCAGAGAGGTCAGACACACTGGTCAGGGGTAATTGCGAGATGGTTGGTAAAACTTTAATTGCATTGTTTGACATTGGATCATCACACTCATTTATAGCATTTGAGAAAGCTAGTGAATTAGGGTTGAAGATAAATGTGTTGGCCTATGATTTAGAAGTACATACCCCTACTACTGAAACTGCCGTGACTAGATTAGGCTGTCAACAAGTTCCATTCCGAGTTAAACATCAAAATTTTGTCCATGATCTAATCGGTTTGCCAATGACTGACCTCGATCTCATTCTGAGATTGGATTGGTTATCAAAGAATCGTGTTTTGCTCAATTGTTCTGAACGGTCGTTGCAATTTATGTCGGAATGGTCAGAGAACTGGTAGAGGCGAAGGGATACTATTTAAATCTTGTTGTGGTAAACTGTAGTGGATGTGAATGTCAAAGTCTCATGCTGTTAGCTACAACTGTATCGGGTAAGGAGCAAAGTTTGAATCAGATTTCGGTTGTGAACATATTTCCTAAAGTATTCCTGAAAGACATTCCTGAATTTCCTTCTTCTCAAAAAATCGAGTTCGcgattgagttggtgcctgggaCAAGACCAATCTTGATTGCCCCTTACTGAATGTCGCAGTTGGAGCTGGCTGAACTTAAGGGTCAGCTGGAAGAATTGATGAGCAAAAACTTTATCCGATAAGTGTTTCTCTATGGGGAGCACCGATTTTACTGGTGAAGAAAAAGGATGGAAGTTTGCGTCTGTGTGTAGATTACCAGCAATTAAACAAAGTTACAATGAAAAACAAATATCCGTTGCCAAGAATCGATGACCTCATGGACCAATTACAGGGAGGTGGAGTAGTTTCTAAGATTGACCTGAGAtctggttatcaccagataagggtgaaagACGAAGACATTCCAAAAACTGCTTTTAGAACCCGCTACGGCCACTATGAATACGCGGTAATGTCATTTGGGTTAACCAACGCCCCGGCGGTGTTTATGGACTACATGAACCAGATCTTCCATCCTTTCTTGGACAAACTCATAGTTGTCTTCATCGATGATATCTTAATTTACTCTAAGACCAaagaagaacatgcagaccatttgTGAATTAAGCTGCGAATTCTGAAAGAAAGGAAGTTGTATGCAAAACTCTCCAAGTGCGAATCCTGGAAGAATGAGGTGAAATTTCTGGGACATGTGGTGAGTCAGCAAGGAATATCTCTGGATCCTGCTAAGGTTGAGGCAGTGATGGATTGTGTAAGACCCAagacctttgaaaagtcttattttgAATTAATcccaaattatatatttatttatagtcttaatttcaaaaattatttttagtgaaaataattaaaggcaattaattggatttgaaataaattaagatttttatcCAAACTCTCTACCTATGGATTATTttcctatttatgatttaaagttctagaaatttgaaaataatgaggtttggctatttaaattataattttgtttaattttatattttctatatttaaattataaaattagtagttatgaaataataagaattttatatgatttgattttagatgatttatatttatatcatttaatactttaagttaaagataaagaaaattaattatattatatctaaTCCTTTAATTAGAATATTTCATCGAAATTAATTTGtaaatttatgattaaataatattttctttaaaacaaataatattttaaagtaattttagagattaaaCTAGTTTctcaaatattaatattttatactctaattttattaaaattattttactcaaatcaaactcaaaatccccAATTCCATatacaaaccctaaccctaattaacACACATTTTCCCTTTATTCCAAATGAACCCTAGCCACCACAATTGTTTTCCCTTCAATAAACatcagaaaagaaaaaagaaagaaagaaagaaagaagcagAAGAATGAAGAAAAGACAGAAGGAAAGGGAAGGAAGGAGAGGGAGGAAGAGAGCGTCGGGGAGGAAGAGCCGTCCGCATACGGCACCGTCGCGCACCATCGCCACGTCGCCGACGAAGAGGAGAGAGCGAGCAGCGCCGAGGAGGCTTCGAAGATCCGCTGCTGCCCAGCCTGCGTCCAGCCCATGCCGTCCTCACCGTCGAGGTCTTCACTGTCGCTATCGCGGGTCAGATCTGAGGCGAGAGAGAAGGCTGCGAAGGAGGAGGAAACCGCGCCATCTGTGAAGCCTGGCTTGCCGTCGTCTGTTCTCGTCGCCGCCGATGGTTTATTGCTGGTGAGGAGAAGATGCCGTCGCATCTTCCAGTTGTCTCTGTCGCCGTGGAGAAGCCGTCGCCACCAGATCCGCCACTGCCGAAGTTCCACACCGCCTCTACCGCCCGAAACC
The DNA window shown above is from Arachis ipaensis cultivar K30076 chromosome B08, Araip1.1, whole genome shotgun sequence and carries:
- the LOC107610703 gene encoding uncharacterized protein LOC107610703; amino-acid sequence: MSTDGAERSDTLVRGNCEMVGKTLIALFDIGSSHSFIAFEKASELGLKINVLAYDLEVHTPTTETAVTRLGCQQVPFRVKHQNFVHDLIGLPMTDLDLILRLDWLSKNRVLLNCSERSLQFMSEWSENCGCECQSLMLLATTVSGKEQSLNQISVVNIFPKVFLKDIPEFPSSQKIEFAIELVPGTRPILIAPY